One genomic segment of Dehalogenimonas alkenigignens includes these proteins:
- a CDS encoding type IV pilus twitching motility protein PilT, with translation MRADELLRAMVKAGASDMHLKVPNPPVFRIDGVLKRQSQYACVTPGDMERLFREMTNPQQQETFLSTKELDFAISVPDVSRFRVNILYQRGSISICVRMVPFQIMTIDMLNQPATFKSLIMKPRGMILVTGPTGSGKSTTMAAMLQHLNENRHSSVITIEDPIEYVFQDNKCIIAQRELGGDTASYPIALRHALRHDPDVIVVGEIRDVESLTTAIAAAETGHLVLGTLHTINAVQTVDRVIDMYPPGQQHQIRLQLSQVLEAVISQTLVIRANGRGRVGVYEILLATTAVRNLVREGKTFELQSIMQLNRQMGMQTLDQHLAELAANGVISKDEALMKSDNPDRLERLIEEAKRNVRGPDPFKR, from the coding sequence ATGAGGGCTGACGAACTTTTAAGGGCAATGGTCAAGGCTGGAGCCTCGGACATGCACCTCAAGGTACCCAATCCGCCCGTATTCCGTATCGACGGCGTATTAAAAAGGCAGTCCCAGTACGCCTGCGTCACCCCCGGTGATATGGAGAGGCTGTTCCGGGAAATGACCAACCCGCAGCAGCAGGAGACCTTCCTGAGCACCAAAGAGCTGGACTTCGCAATTTCGGTGCCCGATGTCTCCCGCTTCAGAGTTAACATCCTGTACCAGCGCGGCAGCATCTCCATCTGCGTGCGCATGGTCCCCTTCCAAATAATGACCATAGATATGCTCAACCAGCCGGCTACTTTCAAGAGCCTTATCATGAAGCCGCGCGGCATGATCCTGGTCACCGGGCCAACCGGCTCCGGCAAATCAACCACCATGGCCGCCATGCTGCAGCACCTGAACGAGAACCGCCACTCCAGCGTCATCACCATTGAGGATCCAATCGAGTATGTCTTCCAGGACAATAAGTGCATCATCGCCCAGCGAGAACTGGGCGGCGATACCGCGTCATACCCTATCGCCCTGCGGCATGCCCTGCGCCATGACCCGGACGTCATCGTCGTCGGCGAAATCCGCGACGTCGAGAGCCTGACCACCGCCATCGCCGCCGCCGAAACCGGCCACCTGGTGCTGGGAACTCTGCACACGATTAACGCCGTCCAGACGGTCGACCGTGTCATTGACATGTACCCGCCGGGTCAGCAGCACCAGATCCGGCTGCAATTGTCACAGGTGCTGGAGGCCGTCATCTCCCAGACTCTGGTTATCCGGGCCAACGGCAGGGGCCGTGTAGGCGTCTATGAAATACTGCTGGCCACGACCGCCGTGCGCAACCTGGTCCGTGAGGGTAAGACTTTCGAACTCCAATCCATTATGCAGCTCAACCGCCAGATGGGCATGCAGACGCTGGACCAGCACCTGGCCGAACTGGCGGCCAACGGGGTTATCTCCAAGGACGAAGCCTTGATGAAATCGGACAACCCGGACCGGCTGGAACGCCTCATCGAAGAGGCCAAGCGCAATGTCCGCGGTCCGGACCCGTTCAAGCGCTGA
- a CDS encoding winged helix-turn-helix domain-containing protein — MRLDRRRSSIEIIADMLRLGEAGKTEIMYSVNMSYFQLQKYLNFMVERELIDKVKLGNPSVAYRVTKKGLTLLRHIDEILDTLNLKDDGEDTP, encoded by the coding sequence ATGAGATTAGACCGCCGACGGTCCAGCATAGAGATCATCGCCGACATGCTGCGGCTGGGTGAAGCAGGCAAGACGGAGATCATGTATTCCGTCAACATGAGCTATTTCCAGCTTCAGAAATACCTAAACTTCATGGTTGAGCGGGAACTCATCGACAAAGTAAAGCTGGGCAATCCTTCAGTCGCTTACCGGGTGACTAAGAAGGGGCTGACTCTGCTGCGGCACATTGACGAGATCCTCGACACCCTCAATCTCAAAGACGACGGCGAAGACACGCCCTAA